From one Streptomyces sp. ICC1 genomic stretch:
- a CDS encoding amino-acid N-acetyltransferase, whose protein sequence is MGEFSAADAKTVTIRRARTGDVPALRRLLDQYVQQRILLDKAPVVLYEDIQEFWVAERDTDGQVVGCGALHVMWEDLAEVRTLAVDRELKGAGVGHLVLDQLLRTARLVGVSRVFCLTFEVDFFAKHGFVEIGETPVETDVYMELLRSYDEGVAEFLGLERVKPNTLGNSRMLLHL, encoded by the coding sequence ATGGGTGAGTTTTCCGCTGCAGATGCAAAAACAGTGACGATCCGCCGAGCGCGCACCGGTGATGTTCCCGCGCTGCGCCGCCTGCTCGACCAGTACGTGCAGCAGCGCATCCTGCTCGACAAAGCGCCGGTCGTCCTTTACGAGGACATCCAGGAGTTCTGGGTCGCCGAACGCGACACCGACGGCCAGGTGGTCGGCTGCGGGGCGCTCCACGTGATGTGGGAAGACCTGGCCGAAGTCCGCACTCTCGCCGTCGACCGAGAGTTGAAGGGCGCCGGAGTCGGCCATCTCGTGCTCGACCAGTTGTTGCGGACGGCCCGCCTGGTCGGGGTGAGCCGGGTTTTCTGCCTGACCTTCGAAGTGGACTTCTTCGCGAAGCACGGCTTCGTCGAGATCGGCGAGACCCCGGTCGAGACCGATGTGTACATGGAGCTGCTGCGTTCCTATGACGAGGGTGTCGCCGAGTTCCTCGGTCTCGAACGAGTG